The following proteins come from a genomic window of Tenebrio molitor chromosome 9, icTenMoli1.1, whole genome shotgun sequence:
- the Sec31 gene encoding protein transport protein Sec31A isoform X1, which translates to MKVKDVERTANVAWSPKAHTPILLAAGTAAQQLDASFNTNASLEIYSLNLSEPGPDMVLKASASSDHRFHKIIWGAHGGDQTSGTIVGGCDGGLIQIYSASKLLNGENGIICHQDKHSGPVHALDFNPFQQNLFATGAGESEIFIWDLNNTNTPMSPGAKSQPLEDVLSIAWNRQVQHILASTFASKCVIWDLRKNEPIIKLTDTVSRVRWKMVAWHPEVATQLCLASEEDHSPIIQLWDLRFATSPLKTLENHQRGVMSIAWCSQDPDLLVSCGKDNRIIAWNPNSNEPNGEILSEIAKTNQWNFDIQWCPRNPAIIACPSFDGHVSVYSLMGGKTQQIQTTNKIADSFPGMDGYVQAPVPQQSTAPTSVDLSKAPKWLKRPVGAKFGFGGKLITFDNTKLQIDQNQAPVPVHRSVQISQVITEPELVQKSTELEQALEYGNFTEYCSRKADSADDQHKKYIWYFLKANFEDNPRAELLNLLGYRIEDVNNKLNQYINKNSADSLTNRLSNLNKDPFDAIAETKPTSPFKIKTGDDTEGLITQALLLGNVEAAVELCLDSKRFADAIIIAMTGGSDLLARTQHAYLDQCEGYVSSLISALVSEDWASVINNCDLGSWKEALAATLTHSTDETLPILCEQLGNRLEAEGRGDPKLQQDSQLCYICSGSFENLVNSWSGNARNSTTDLQELVELVVFLQKSVERQGRQVQISGALADVLTHYASILASQGSLSTALSYLGSSQDEKVASLRDRLYISLGQKPAYGRQPSQSRRQSQRQSISGYSNVGAQFNTGLPSAPVSAGQPWQTMPQVQVFNQPQRTFSPAPAVAPPTHPPRPTSVGSNHGGSGLPPRKYVLDPSVSSSPYGAPARNMYQPLPPQPVPTFQNNNYGVPAPVTPLVPSNNNYVPNPPMNPTPMMPNIQPPPMTNEIAQPATERFVHPSAPGWNDPPPLNRTSRSQSYGDNVKMSAVHAGTKFWKQGMGHSKPKAETQLSSSQPITHPLYGSASTNNGYGQEAPPPQVFQPTPATNYGQANSYGQTNSYGQLPTTFNPTGFKPNAVNFNQAQNQANVVPEKPQPIQKPPIPEEHIHMQTVFDELKYQCSCAANNPQTKRKLEDVGRKLETLYDLLRDHTLSPNTLASLHQMVQLVQNGDYMGGLNLHTQLVSGPDFAQIASFMPGLKVLLQCALQLQVYVR; encoded by the exons ATGAAAGTGAAAGATGTGGAGCGTACGGCCAACGTGGCCTGGTCGCCGAAAGCCCATACCCCCATTCTGTTGGCTGCCGGTACAGCCGCTCAACAACTCGATGCCTCCTTTAACACGAACGCCTCCCTGGAGATCTACTCTCTGAATTTGAGCGAGCCGGGCCCCGACATGGTCCTGAAAGCGAGCGCTTCTAGCGACCACCGGTTTCACAAGATCATATGGGGGGCTCACGGGGGAGATCAGACGAGCGGAACGATCGTCGGCGGCTGCGACGGAGGTCTAATTCAGATCTACAGTGCTTCCAAGTTGCTGAATGGTGAGAATGGGATTATCTGCCATCAGGACAAACACTCAGGACCGGTGCATGCTCTCGACTTTAATCCCTTCCAACAGAACTTGTTTGCCACGGGGGCCGGGGAATCGGAGATTTTTATTTGGGATTTGAACAATACCAACACCCCAATGAGCCCCGGGGCGAAGTCTCAGCCGTTGGAGGATGTGCTCTCAATCGCGTGGAACCGACAAGTCCAACATATTCTCGCGTCGACTTTTGCCTCGAAATGTGTCATTTGGGATTTGAGAAAAAACGAGCCAATCATCAAATTGACAGACACAGTTTCAAGGGTTCGGTGGAAAATGGTCGCCTGGCATCCTGAAGTTGCCACTCAGCTGTGTCTAGCTTCTG AGGAAGACCATTCCCCCATAATCCAGTTGTGGGACTTGCGCTTTGCTACTTCCCCCTTGAAAACCTTAGAGAATCACCAAAGGGGAGTCATGTCCATAGCGTGGTGCTCTCAAGACCCTGATTTGTTAGTTAGTTGTGGCAAAGACAATCGTATCATTGCTTGGAACCCCAATTCCAATGAGCCCAATGGAGAAATCTTGTCAGAAATAGCAAAGACTAACCAGTGGAATTTTGACATCCAGTGGTGTCCCAGAAATCCCGCCATAATAGCGTGTCCGAGCTTTGACGGTCACGTGTCGGTGTACTCCTTAATGGGGGGCAAGACTCAACAGATCCAGACCACCAATAAAATCGCTGACAGTTTTCCAGGGATGGACGGCTACGTCCAAGCTCCCGTGCCGCAACAGAGCACAGCACCAACCAGTGTGGACCTCAGTAAGGCCCCGAAATGGCTGAAGAGGCCTGTGGGGGCAAAATTCGGG TTTGGCGGAAAATTGATCACGTTCGATAATACCAAATTGCAAATCGATCAAAATCAAGCTCCCGTTCCGGTACACAGATCGGTGCAGATTAGTCAGGTTATAACCGAACCGGAACTGGTGCAAAAGTCGACGGAGCTCGAGCAAGCCCTAGAATACGGAAATTTCACCGAATACTGTTCGAGGAAAGCCGATAGCGCCGACGACCAACACAAGAAGTACATCTGGTACTTTTTGAAAGCCAATTTTGAAGATAATCCACGCGCGGAACTGTTAAATCTTCTTGGTTATCGGATCGAGGACGTCAACAATAAACTGAATCAGTACATAAATAAGAACAGCGCAGACAGTTTAACGAATCGTTTGTCAAATCTTAATAAG gaCCCCTTCGACGCCATCGCCGAGACTAAACCGACAAGTCCGTTCAAGATAAAGACAGGTGACGACACCGAAGGCTTGATAACGCAGGCTCTGTTGCTGGGGAACGTCGAAGCGGCGGTGGAGTTGTGTCTGGATTCTAAGCGTTTCGCCGATGCTATCATCATAGCAATGACAG GCGGTTCTGATTTGCTGGCGAGGACCCAACACGCGTACTTGGACCAGTGCGAGGGTTACGTTTCTTCCTTGATTTCGGCCCTGGTGTCCGAAGACTGGGCTTCCGTCATCAACAACTGCGACCTGGGCAGCTGGAAGGAAGCCCTCGCCGCCACCTTGACCCATTCCACCGACGAAACGTTGCCGATCTTGTGCGAGCAACTCGGCAACCGACTAGAAGCGGAAGGTCGAGGCGATCCCAAACTCCAACAGGACTCGCAACTCTGCTACATCTGCTCGGGCAGTTTCGAAAATTTGGTAAACTCGTGGAGCGGAAATGCCCGAAACTCCACGACCGATCTGCAAGAGCTGGTGGAGTTGGTGGTGTTTCTGCAGAAGTCGGTCGAGCGACAGGGGCGTCAGGTGCAGATCTCGGGGGCGTTGGCGGACGTGTTGACGCATTACGCGTCGATTTTGGCCTCGCAGGGTAGTCTGTCGACGGCGTTGAGTTATTTGGGGAGCAGTCAGGACGAGAAGGTGGCTTCGTTGAGGGATCGCTTGTACATTAGTCTGGGGCAGAAGCCGGCGTACGGACGACAGCCATCGCAGAGCAGGAGGCAGAGTCAAAGACAGTCGATTTCGGGCTATTCTAACGTGGGGGCGCAGTTCAACACGGGACTGCCAAGCGCGCCGGTTTCGGCGGGTCAACCTTGGCAAACTATGCCGCAAGTTCAGGTGTTCAATCAGCCACAGAGGACGTTCTCGCCGGCGCCCGCCGTAGCGCCGCCGACCCACCCCCCGAGGCCAACAAGCGTCGGCTCCAACCACG GCGGATCCGGCTTGCCTCCTCGTAAATATGTATTGGATCCTTCCGTGAGTTCCAGTCCCTACGGAGCCCCCGCGAGGAACATGTACCAGCCGCTACCGCCGCAACCTGTCCCTACGTTCCAGAATAATAATTACGGTGTGCCCGCCCCAGTGACGCCTCTGGTTCCATCCAATAACAATTACGTACCCAATCCACCCATGAATCCGACTCCCATGATGCCCAATATTCAGCCGCCGCCGATGACGAACGAGATCGCCCAACCGGCGACAGAAAGGTTCGTCCATCCAAGCGCCCCCGGCTGGAACGACCCACCTCCACTGAACAGGACCTCAAGGTCACAG TCGTATGGTGATAATGTTAAAATGTCAGCAGTGCATGCTGGGACGAAATTCTGGAAACAGGGAATGGGTCATTCGAAG CCTAAGGCGGAGACGCAGTTGTCGTCTTCTCAACCGATAACTCATCCGTTGTACGGATCAGCGTCAACGAACAACGGTTACGGACAAGAAGCGCCGCCGCCTCAAGTGTTCCAACCGACCCCGGCAACCAATTACGGACAAGCGAACAGTTATGGACAAACCAACAGTTACGGACAATTACCGACGACTTTCAATCCGACCGGATTCAAACCGAACGCAGTCAATTTTAATCAGGCCCAAAATCAAGCGAACGTAGTTCCAGAAAAGCCGCAACCGATTCAGAAACCGCCGATTCCGGAAGAACACATTCACATGCAAACAGTGTTCGACGAGTTGAAGTACCAGTGCAGTTGCGCCGCGAACAATCCG CAAACTAAACGTAAGTTGGAGGATGTGGGAAGGAAGTTGGAGACGTTGTACGACCTGCTGAGGGACCACACGTTGTCGCCAAATACGCTAGCTTCGTTACACCAAATGGTGCAGTTAGTGCAAAACGGCGACTACATGGGGGGATTGAACTTACACACTCAACTAGTATCGGGGCCGGACTTCGCTCAAATCGCCAGTTTCATGCCGGGACTCAAAGTTTTGTTACAATGTGCTTTACAGTTGCAGGTTTATGTAAGATAA
- the Sec31 gene encoding protein transport protein Sec31A isoform X2 gives MKVKDVERTANVAWSPKAHTPILLAAGTAAQQLDASFNTNASLEIYSLNLSEPGPDMVLKASASSDHRFHKIIWGAHGGDQTSGTIVGGCDGGLIQIYSASKLLNGENGIICHQDKHSGPVHALDFNPFQQNLFATGAGESEIFIWDLNNTNTPMSPGAKSQPLEDVLSIAWNRQVQHILASTFASKCVIWDLRKNEPIIKLTDTVSRVRWKMVAWHPEVATQLCLASEEDHSPIIQLWDLRFATSPLKTLENHQRGVMSIAWCSQDPDLLVSCGKDNRIIAWNPNSNEPNGEILSEIAKTNQWNFDIQWCPRNPAIIACPSFDGHVSVYSLMGGKTQQIQTTNKIADSFPGMDGYVQAPVPQQSTAPTSVDLSKAPKWLKRPVGAKFGFGGKLITFDNTKLQIDQNQAPVPVHRSVQISQVITEPELVQKSTELEQALEYGNFTEYCSRKADSADDQHKKYIWYFLKANFEDNPRAELLNLLGYRIEDVNNKLNQYINKNSADSLTNRLSNLNKDPFDAIAETKPTSPFKIKTGDDTEGLITQALLLGNVEAAVELCLDSKRFADAIIIAMTGGSDLLARTQHAYLDQCEGYVSSLISALVSEDWASVINNCDLGSWKEALAATLTHSTDETLPILCEQLGNRLEAEGRGDPKLQQDSQLCYICSGSFENLVNSWSGNARNSTTDLQELVELVVFLQKSVERQGRQVQISGALADVLTHYASILASQGSLSTALSYLGSSQDEKVASLRDRLYISLGQKPAYGRQPSQSRRQSQRQSISGYSNVGAQFNTGLPSAPVSAGQPWQTMPQVQVFNQPQRTFSPAPAVAPPTHPPRPTSVGSNHGGSGLPPRKYVLDPSVSSSPYGAPARNMYQPLPPQPVPTFQNNNYGVPAPVTPLVPSNNNYVPNPPMNPTPMMPNIQPPPMTNEIAQPATERFVHPSAPGWNDPPPLNRTSRSQPKAETQLSSSQPITHPLYGSASTNNGYGQEAPPPQVFQPTPATNYGQANSYGQTNSYGQLPTTFNPTGFKPNAVNFNQAQNQANVVPEKPQPIQKPPIPEEHIHMQTVFDELKYQCSCAANNPQTKRKLEDVGRKLETLYDLLRDHTLSPNTLASLHQMVQLVQNGDYMGGLNLHTQLVSGPDFAQIASFMPGLKVLLQCALQLQVYVR, from the exons ATGAAAGTGAAAGATGTGGAGCGTACGGCCAACGTGGCCTGGTCGCCGAAAGCCCATACCCCCATTCTGTTGGCTGCCGGTACAGCCGCTCAACAACTCGATGCCTCCTTTAACACGAACGCCTCCCTGGAGATCTACTCTCTGAATTTGAGCGAGCCGGGCCCCGACATGGTCCTGAAAGCGAGCGCTTCTAGCGACCACCGGTTTCACAAGATCATATGGGGGGCTCACGGGGGAGATCAGACGAGCGGAACGATCGTCGGCGGCTGCGACGGAGGTCTAATTCAGATCTACAGTGCTTCCAAGTTGCTGAATGGTGAGAATGGGATTATCTGCCATCAGGACAAACACTCAGGACCGGTGCATGCTCTCGACTTTAATCCCTTCCAACAGAACTTGTTTGCCACGGGGGCCGGGGAATCGGAGATTTTTATTTGGGATTTGAACAATACCAACACCCCAATGAGCCCCGGGGCGAAGTCTCAGCCGTTGGAGGATGTGCTCTCAATCGCGTGGAACCGACAAGTCCAACATATTCTCGCGTCGACTTTTGCCTCGAAATGTGTCATTTGGGATTTGAGAAAAAACGAGCCAATCATCAAATTGACAGACACAGTTTCAAGGGTTCGGTGGAAAATGGTCGCCTGGCATCCTGAAGTTGCCACTCAGCTGTGTCTAGCTTCTG AGGAAGACCATTCCCCCATAATCCAGTTGTGGGACTTGCGCTTTGCTACTTCCCCCTTGAAAACCTTAGAGAATCACCAAAGGGGAGTCATGTCCATAGCGTGGTGCTCTCAAGACCCTGATTTGTTAGTTAGTTGTGGCAAAGACAATCGTATCATTGCTTGGAACCCCAATTCCAATGAGCCCAATGGAGAAATCTTGTCAGAAATAGCAAAGACTAACCAGTGGAATTTTGACATCCAGTGGTGTCCCAGAAATCCCGCCATAATAGCGTGTCCGAGCTTTGACGGTCACGTGTCGGTGTACTCCTTAATGGGGGGCAAGACTCAACAGATCCAGACCACCAATAAAATCGCTGACAGTTTTCCAGGGATGGACGGCTACGTCCAAGCTCCCGTGCCGCAACAGAGCACAGCACCAACCAGTGTGGACCTCAGTAAGGCCCCGAAATGGCTGAAGAGGCCTGTGGGGGCAAAATTCGGG TTTGGCGGAAAATTGATCACGTTCGATAATACCAAATTGCAAATCGATCAAAATCAAGCTCCCGTTCCGGTACACAGATCGGTGCAGATTAGTCAGGTTATAACCGAACCGGAACTGGTGCAAAAGTCGACGGAGCTCGAGCAAGCCCTAGAATACGGAAATTTCACCGAATACTGTTCGAGGAAAGCCGATAGCGCCGACGACCAACACAAGAAGTACATCTGGTACTTTTTGAAAGCCAATTTTGAAGATAATCCACGCGCGGAACTGTTAAATCTTCTTGGTTATCGGATCGAGGACGTCAACAATAAACTGAATCAGTACATAAATAAGAACAGCGCAGACAGTTTAACGAATCGTTTGTCAAATCTTAATAAG gaCCCCTTCGACGCCATCGCCGAGACTAAACCGACAAGTCCGTTCAAGATAAAGACAGGTGACGACACCGAAGGCTTGATAACGCAGGCTCTGTTGCTGGGGAACGTCGAAGCGGCGGTGGAGTTGTGTCTGGATTCTAAGCGTTTCGCCGATGCTATCATCATAGCAATGACAG GCGGTTCTGATTTGCTGGCGAGGACCCAACACGCGTACTTGGACCAGTGCGAGGGTTACGTTTCTTCCTTGATTTCGGCCCTGGTGTCCGAAGACTGGGCTTCCGTCATCAACAACTGCGACCTGGGCAGCTGGAAGGAAGCCCTCGCCGCCACCTTGACCCATTCCACCGACGAAACGTTGCCGATCTTGTGCGAGCAACTCGGCAACCGACTAGAAGCGGAAGGTCGAGGCGATCCCAAACTCCAACAGGACTCGCAACTCTGCTACATCTGCTCGGGCAGTTTCGAAAATTTGGTAAACTCGTGGAGCGGAAATGCCCGAAACTCCACGACCGATCTGCAAGAGCTGGTGGAGTTGGTGGTGTTTCTGCAGAAGTCGGTCGAGCGACAGGGGCGTCAGGTGCAGATCTCGGGGGCGTTGGCGGACGTGTTGACGCATTACGCGTCGATTTTGGCCTCGCAGGGTAGTCTGTCGACGGCGTTGAGTTATTTGGGGAGCAGTCAGGACGAGAAGGTGGCTTCGTTGAGGGATCGCTTGTACATTAGTCTGGGGCAGAAGCCGGCGTACGGACGACAGCCATCGCAGAGCAGGAGGCAGAGTCAAAGACAGTCGATTTCGGGCTATTCTAACGTGGGGGCGCAGTTCAACACGGGACTGCCAAGCGCGCCGGTTTCGGCGGGTCAACCTTGGCAAACTATGCCGCAAGTTCAGGTGTTCAATCAGCCACAGAGGACGTTCTCGCCGGCGCCCGCCGTAGCGCCGCCGACCCACCCCCCGAGGCCAACAAGCGTCGGCTCCAACCACG GCGGATCCGGCTTGCCTCCTCGTAAATATGTATTGGATCCTTCCGTGAGTTCCAGTCCCTACGGAGCCCCCGCGAGGAACATGTACCAGCCGCTACCGCCGCAACCTGTCCCTACGTTCCAGAATAATAATTACGGTGTGCCCGCCCCAGTGACGCCTCTGGTTCCATCCAATAACAATTACGTACCCAATCCACCCATGAATCCGACTCCCATGATGCCCAATATTCAGCCGCCGCCGATGACGAACGAGATCGCCCAACCGGCGACAGAAAGGTTCGTCCATCCAAGCGCCCCCGGCTGGAACGACCCACCTCCACTGAACAGGACCTCAAGGTCACAG CCTAAGGCGGAGACGCAGTTGTCGTCTTCTCAACCGATAACTCATCCGTTGTACGGATCAGCGTCAACGAACAACGGTTACGGACAAGAAGCGCCGCCGCCTCAAGTGTTCCAACCGACCCCGGCAACCAATTACGGACAAGCGAACAGTTATGGACAAACCAACAGTTACGGACAATTACCGACGACTTTCAATCCGACCGGATTCAAACCGAACGCAGTCAATTTTAATCAGGCCCAAAATCAAGCGAACGTAGTTCCAGAAAAGCCGCAACCGATTCAGAAACCGCCGATTCCGGAAGAACACATTCACATGCAAACAGTGTTCGACGAGTTGAAGTACCAGTGCAGTTGCGCCGCGAACAATCCG CAAACTAAACGTAAGTTGGAGGATGTGGGAAGGAAGTTGGAGACGTTGTACGACCTGCTGAGGGACCACACGTTGTCGCCAAATACGCTAGCTTCGTTACACCAAATGGTGCAGTTAGTGCAAAACGGCGACTACATGGGGGGATTGAACTTACACACTCAACTAGTATCGGGGCCGGACTTCGCTCAAATCGCCAGTTTCATGCCGGGACTCAAAGTTTTGTTACAATGTGCTTTACAGTTGCAGGTTTATGTAAGATAA
- the LOC138137655 gene encoding protein aveugle-like, giving the protein MVEETINNTNKPKVKAANNKPKSVYSWTVVDVQKWLRRHCSDYYALYVDKFIQNDVTGRTLIRINDNSLLRLGITDVDHREAIWREILKLRLKTDIMEIRDLQRRNTNNMFYEYSIA; this is encoded by the exons ATGGTGGAAGAGACAATAAACAACACAAACAAACCGAAA GTAAAGGCGGCGAATAATAAACCAAAGTCTGTGTATTCTTGGACCGTGGTAGATGTGCAAAAATGGCTGCGAAGACACTGTAGTGATTATTACGCATTGTACGTAGATAAATTCATCCAGAACGATGTTACGGGGCGCACTCTTATCAGAATTAACGACAATTCGCTCTTAAGATTAGGAATTACGGATGTGGACCACCGTGAGGCAATATGGcgagaaattttgaaattgaggTTAAAAACAGACATCATGGAAATTAGGGATCTGCAAAGGAGAAACACCAACAACATGTTCTATGAATATTCAATTGCTTAA
- the LOC138137641 gene encoding myb/SANT-like DNA-binding domain-containing protein 4: METQSFRSLQKKRTTNFREDETKLLIQLWGSPQIQNKLYLTHRKEPVMRLLAANMQQRGFYRTPDEIKTRIRNLKCLYHRIKRTVQSGSGIGTVDPDWPHYKAMDNILSKQNQKKENLYKDNVFEGPRCEDIKQEIDDIDINDDMESYTTNSMAGSEFEDEHVQLPPLTPAPNKDGKKTDAKTYQHKNLPKILPNLTMPSQGQPNGGQNKQGPIPSLPFPLLILNGVQAPNNASVDKKDLMKNTDGPKVDADMTHILKEILEVQKENLDIERQRLELEKQRLEFERFVGSQLLAMGPVIGSLFQRFAFAAEENPECNDKSRMKRRNSCDIDMLKESKILKTLLSEGIKKCMMGDEDSENEDSSTHNDDSNASRK, encoded by the exons ATGGAGACGCAAAGTTTTCGTTCGCTTCAAAAGAAGCGTACCACGAATTTCCGCGAGGACGaaacgaaattattaatacAATTGTGGGGAAGTCCCCAGATACAAAACAAACTCTACCTGACCCACCGAAAAGAACCAGTAATGCGTCTTTTGGCTGCCAACATGCAACAGCGTGGTTTTTACAGAACTCCCGATGAGATCAAGACAAGGATAAGAAATCTGAAGTGCCTGTATCACAGGATCAAAAGGACGGTCCAATCGGGATCCGGCATTGGCACGGTCGATCCAGATTGGCCGCACTACAAGGCCATGGATAACATTCTGAGCAAACAGAACCAGAAGAAGGAGAATCTGTATAAGGATAACGTGTTTGAAGGGCCGCGATGCGAGGACATCAAGCAGGAAATCGACGACATAGACATCAACGACGACATGGAGTCCTACACCACCAACAGCATGGCAGG gtCCGAATTTGAAGACGAACACGTCCAGCTGCCCCCCCTCACGCCCGCCCCAAACAAGGACGGCAAAAAAACCGACGCAAAAACGTACCAACACAAAAACCTACCAAAGATTTTACCCAATCTGACGATGCCGTCTCAAGGCCAGCCAAACGGAGGCCAAAACAAGCAAGGCCCGATTCCGTCTCTACCGTTCCCGTTACTCATCCTGAATGGGGTCCAAGCGCCGAACAACGCGTCCGTCGACAAGAAAGACCTCATGAAGAACACCGACGGTCCAAAAGTCGACGCAG ACATGACCCACATCCTGAAGGAGATTCTGGAGGTCCAGAAGGAGAATCTGGACATCGAGCGGCAGCGCCTAGAGCTCGAAAAGCAAAGGCTCGAGTTTGAACGCTTCGTCGGCTCGCAGCTACTGGCCATGGGCCCCGTTATCGGTAGCTTGTTTCAGCGATTCGCGTTCGCCGCTGAAGAAAATCCCGAATGTAATGACAAGAGCAGGATGAAGAGGCGAAACTCTTGTGATATTGACATGTTGAAGGAGAGCAAAATCTTGAAGACGTTGCTGAGTGAAGGGATTAAAAAGTGCATGATGGGTGATGAAGACAGCGAGAATGAAGACAGTAGTACTCACAATGATGACAGCAATGCTAGCAGAAAGTAG